The Amycolatopsis sp. NBC_01480 genome segment AGCCCGGCCGCGTCCGGCCCCCGGCAGGCCATGGTCGCGGTCATCGCCTCGACCGTCTCCCGCTCAGCCGTCAGGTCCCGGCCGAAGTCCACCCATCCCGTGATCCCGCACATGCCCGCACCCCGTTGTCCGTCGCGTCACCGAGAAACATTCATAGGGAATGAAACTATCTTGCGGACGAGCTTCGCCACCCCGCGAGTGGGTGTCCTGAGTCACATCAGGGCGTCACGAAGACGGGTACAGCCGACCCATCAGCTCCAGCACTTCGTCGATCATCCGGGTCGCCTCGGCCTTCGACGGCGCGTCGGCCACCTCGCGGCCGGCCTCGGTGGACATGGCGGTCAGCGAGAGCACCAGCATGTCCGACAGCGGCCGGGTGTGGCCGTTGACCAGGGTCGCGTTGGCCGTGAGCCACTCGCGGAACCGCTCGCGGGAAAGCAGGCCGAAGCCGGCCGGGCCGTTTCCCGAAAGAAACAGCCGGGCCAGCTTCCGCTCCTGCCAGCAGCCCTCGAGGTAGGCCCGCGCCCCGGCGATGTACAGCCGCAGCGCGTCCTCCTCGCCCGCCGCCAGCGCCGTCCGGAACGCCTTGGCCGACCGGTGCTGCTGGCGGCGGTTGTACTCGTTGTAAACGGTGATGTACAAATCGGACTTCGCGGCGAAGTGGTGATACAGGCTGCCGATACTCGCGCCGGCCCGTTCGGCGATCGCGGCCATGCTCGCCCGCTCGTAGCCGGCGGCGATGAACACCTCACCGGCCGCCAAGAGCAGCGCCGCCCGGGTTGCCTGCGCCCGCTTGCTCCCTGTCGCCTCCGTCATGACGCGATTGTGCCGGACGCGTCTCAACCGGCCGGGATGCCGTTGGCCGGGGCCTGCGGCTGGGGCTGCGTGTAGGGGGTCACGGCGCCGTCTCCGTCATCGGTGACGAGCGGGGTGCCCGCGGAGACCTGCTTGCCGGCCTTCACCATCGCGATCTGACCGCCGGTGTACCCGGCGTGCGAGTCCTTGCCGTAGCGGAACGGGACCAGCCCCGACCCGGTCAGCCCACCCTTTTCCAGCGCGTCGATGACGCCCTGGCGCGTCGGGTTCTTCCCGGCCCGCGCCAGCGCCTGGGTGAACGTGTAGGCGTAGGACATCGCGTAGTAGACATTGCCGTCAAAGGGCACGTTCGGGATGTACTGGTCGTGGATCTTCTTGAACAGCGCGGTCCACGAGTTGCTCGTGTCGTCGAGCGCGGGCAGGTACGCCGAGGTGACCAGGCCTTCGATCAGGTCCTGGCCCTTCACCGACGAGCCCGCCTGCTTCGCGAAGTTCTCCAGCAGCCCGGAAACCGTGATCGGGTCGGCGCCCACGCTGGAGGCCACCAGCGTCGGCGAGTAGCCGAGCTTCAGCGAGGTCAGCTTGAACAGCGCGGTGTACGCCGGGATCGCCTCCAGCACGACAACGTCCGCCTTCGACGCCGCGATCGCCGAAACCTGCGCGGCCACGTCGGTGTTTCCCGGCTGGTACGGCTGGCGCGAGACGACCGAACTCTGGTCGATGTACTTGTCGAGGCCCTTCATGCCGTCGTGGCCGAAGTCGTCGTCCTGGTAGAAATAAGCGACCTTCTTGCCGGCGAAGTTCTTCTTCACGTAGTCGCCGAGGATCTTGCCTTCGACGGTGTAGTCCGGCTGCCAGCCGAACGTGTAAGGGTGCGCCTTCGGCTGGTCCCAGCAGGTGCAGCCGGACGCGACGAACAGGTCCGGCACCCGCGAGGAGTTCAGGAAGTCGACGACCTTGGTGTGCGTCGGCGTGCCCAGCGAGCCGACGATCGCGAACACCTTGTCCTGCAGCACCAGCTGCTTGGTGAGGGTGACGGTCTGGGCCGGGTTGTAGGCGTCGTCGAGGTATTTCAGGGTGATCTTGCGGCCGTTGACGCCGCCATTGGCATTGACGTAGTCGAAAAACGCCTTCGCGGCCGGGCCCTGCTCGCTGTAGCCCGGCGCGGCGGTGCCGGTGAGGGGGATGGTGGAGCCGATGGTCACGGTGTCGGCGGTGACCCCGGGCGTGGCCCCGGCCGAATCACTGCGCGAAGCGCAGGCGGCGGCCAATGCGACCGTCGCGGTCAGGGCGACCGCGACGGAAATGTGTCGGCGTACGGTCATCTTCATGTCTCCTGACGGCTCTCTTGTGGACGGTCGGGGCGGGCGCGCCGCAGCAGCAGCGCGCCGAGCTTGCGCACCCCGGACTGGATGCCACCGGGGAACACGACGATCACCACGATCAGCACCAGCCCGTAGAGGACCAGCGGGATGTTCGCGTAGATCGCCCGTGGCAGATTCGCCTGCTGCGCCAGGTCGGCGGTCCAGTTCGGCAGCAGGGTGACGATGACCGCGCCGTAGACCGCGCCGGCGAGGGAGCCGAGCCCGCCGACCACGGCGGCGGTGAGCAGCGACAGTGAGAGGGCCAGGGTGAACGCGCCGGGCGCGGCCAGGTTGTTGACGATCGCGAACAGGCCGCCGGCCAGGCCCGCGAACGCGGCGCTGATGCCGAACGTGACGATCTGCGTGCGCGCCACGGGCACGCCGGACAGCGCGGCGGCCTGCTCGTCCTCGCGCACCAGCCGCATGTCGCGGCCGAGCCGGCTGCTCGCCAGGTTCGACAGCAGGAACAGCGTGATCACCAGGCACAGCCCGCAAATCCAGGCCTGCCAACGTTCCAGCGGGAAACTCTCACCGAGCGAAAGCGGCGGTGGCTCGGGAGTGACGATCAGGCCGTTCGCGCCGCCGAGCAGGTCGCGTAGCCCGTGGTAGTCCGCCAGCGAGGGCAGTCCGACGGCGAGCGCCAGCGTCGCCCCGGCCAGATACGGCCCGCGGAGCCGGGCGGCCGCGACGCCCACCAGGCAGCCGAGCGCACCGCCGACGACCACGGACCCGAACAACACCAATGCCAGCGGCCATTGGAGGTGCTCCAGCAGCAACGCCGTGGTGTACGCGCCGACCGCGACAAAAGCGCCGTGGCCCAAGGAGATCTGGCCGGACAGCCCGGAGAGAACGGTGAGGCCGGCGGTCGCGATGGCGGTGTAGCAGACCTGCGCCAGTTGCAGGTTCGCGAACGCGTCGAGCGAGGTGGAGACGAAGTAGAGCACGACGAGGCCGACGACCGACAGCGTCAGATGCCGGACCACAGTGGACTGTCGCCATAGCCGCAGTGGGGCGGCGGAGGCCAGTGCCGTCATACCCGCCTGCCCTTCGCGGTGCCGAAAAGCCCCTGTGGCCGCACCATGAGCACGGCGATGAGGACAACGAGCGACGCCAGCGTCACGATGTCCGAGCCGAGGTAGCCGGCCACGTAGCTGAGCACGATCCCGAGCGCGAGCCCGCCGACGACCGCGCCCGGCGGGCTGTCGAGGCCGCCGATCACCGCGGCGGTGAAGCCGAACACCAGCACGGCGTCGAAGGCCGTCGGGCTGACGAACGTGCTCGGCGCGATCAGCACCCCGGCGAGCGCGCCGACCGCGGCGGCCAGCGCCCAGCCGAGCGTCAGCATCCGCCCGACGCGCACGCCGAGCAGCCGCGCGACTTCCGGCGCGAACGCCGTCGCCCGCATCCGCAGGCCGAGCGAGGTCTTGCGGAACACCAGCGCCAGCGCGGCCATCACGGCCAGCACGACGAGCACGATCCACAAGTCGTTGGGCGCGAACAGAAGCTGCCTGCCGCCGGCCTGGAACCCGGCGATGCCGAACGCGGGCGGGTACGAGCGCGGGGTGCCGCCGAACAGCATCCCGGCCGCGCCCTGCAACAGCACGAGCAGGCCGAACGTGACGACCACCGCGTCGAGCGGCGATCTCTTTTCCACCGGCCGCACCAGCACCCGTTCCACCACCGCGCCGAGCACCAGCCCGCCGGCCACCGCGACGACCAGCGCGAGCCAGTACGAGCCGCCGTGGGAGATGATCGTGTAGGCGATGAACGTGGTGATCATCAGCATGCCGCCCTGCGCGAAGTTCACGATCCGCGTCGAGCGCCAGATGAGCACCAGTGCCAGCGCGACGGCCGCGTACACGGCCCCACTGGTGAGCCCGGCCAGGGTCAGGTCCACGAAACGGCCCATCACACCTCCAGGTAGGCGCGGCGCACCCGATCGTCGGCGGCCAGCATGTCCGCGGTGTCGTCGGCGACTTTGCGGCCGAGGTACAGCACGACGGCGCGGTCGGCGACCGACAGCGCCGTCGCGGCGTTTTGCTCCACCAGCAGGAGGGTGAGGCCGCTTTCGGCGCGCAAGGTGCGCAGCACGGCCACGATGCGGGCCGCCACGCGAGGGGCGAGGCCCAGCGACGGCTCGTCGAGCAGGAGCAGGTCCGGGCGGCTCATCAGGGCGCGGCCGATGGCCAGCATCTGCCGCTCGCCCCCGGAAAGCTCCTCCGCGCGCTGGTTTCTCCGGTCCGCCAGCGGCGGGAACAGCTCGTACATCTCCTCCGCACCCGAGCGCAGCCAGCGACGGTCGCGCCGCCACAGGCCGCCGAGGCGAAGGTTCTCCGCCACCGTCAGCTCGGCGATCACCCCGCGTCCTTCCGGCACGTGCGCGACGCCGAGGCGCACCAGATCCTCAGGCGCCAGGCGGGTGATGTCCTTGCCGTCGAGCGACACGGAGCCGTCGCGCGGCCGGTGCAGGCCGCTCAACGTGCGCAGCAACGTCGTCTTCCCGGCGCCGTTCGCGCCGAGCACCGCGGTGATCGACCCGCGCGTCACGTTCAGGTCCACGTGGTCGAGCGCCCGCACCGCGCCGTAGTCGGCGACGAGCCCGCTGACGTCAAGCATGCGCGCCGTCCTCCTCCACGACGGCCGCCACCGGGTCGCCCAGGTAGGCCCGCTGCACCTGCGGGTCGGACCGGACCTCGGCCGGCGTGCCGCGGGCGATGACCTCGCCGAAATCCAGCACCACCAGCTGATCGCACAGGTTCATGACGAAGTCCATGTGGTGCTCGACGAGCATCACGGTGGTCGCGGGCGCGAGGCCGCGGACGGTCTCGGCCAGTTCGCCGATCTCGGCCTCCGACAGCCCGGCCGCCGGCTCGTCGAGCAACAGCAACCGTGGTTCGCTGACGAGCGCCCGCGCGAGCGCGACCCGTTTCCGCACCCCGTAGGGCAGGCCGGCGCAGATCCGGTGCGCGTCGCCGTCGATTCCCAGCTGCCGCAGCACCTCCATCGCCGCGGATGCCAACGCGCGCTCGTCCCGGTCCGCCCACGGCGACCCGAGCAGCGCGCCGACCAGCCCGGTGCGCGAGCGGTGCGTCGCCCCGGCGACGACGTTCTCCAGGGCGGTCAGTCCGGTGAACAAGCCGAGACCTTGAAGTGTGCGGGCGATTCCGTGGTGGGTCAGCCGCTCGGGACGCGGGCGGACGAGTTCGGTGCCGGCGAACGTCAGCCGGCCGGCGTCGGGCCGGACGAACCCGCAGATCGCGTTGAACAGGGTGGTCTTCCCGGCGCCGTTGGGCCCGATCACCCCCAGCACGCAGCCCGCCCGGACCTCGAGCGAAACCTGCCGCAGCACTTCGAGCCCGCCGAAGGACACACACAGCCCCTCGGTGCGCAGCAGCACTTGGTCCTCGGCCACGCTCACCTCCACCGCCTCGTTGCAGTGAAACCGCCGAATCAGAATCCGATTCGGACGCGACGAACAGTACAGTGGCGAACCTGGCTTGCCCAGACCTGTTATCAGGCCGAGTTTTTCGGGTGCCGAGGTGGGTGGCCGGACGTCGTTCACTCGGGGAACCGAATGTTGTTCGACCTAAGTATCGCGTGCTATACCCGGCAGCGGGTGGCGTCGCGCCGGAGCGGCGCCGAGAGCAACGAGGTGCGTTGTGACGAACCGTGCTTGGCGCTCCACCGCGGTGCTGGCCGCACTGGCCGTACCGATCCTCCTCACTTCGATGGCGACCGCCGCCGAGGCTTCGCCCTCGCGTCTGGGCATCACCACCGTCTCCAATCCCCGGCCCGACCTGGTCAGCGGCGGCCAGGTACTGATCAGGGTCACGGCACCGGACCCGGGATCTGCCCGGCAGGTCCGCGTGACCGCGGGCGGCCACGACGTCACGTCCGTTTTCCACAGCCAGGCCGACGGCAGCCTGCTCGGGCTCGTCACGGGCCTGCGCGACGGCGGCACCGACGTCACCGCCACCGCCGGCCACGGCGGCCGCGCGAGCGTGCGCGTGGTGAACCACCCGATCACCGGGCCGGTCTTCTCCGGCCGCCAGCAGCAGCCGTTCTACTGCGAGACCACGGCGTACGGCCTGCCGCCCGCGACGATGCCGCTCTGCAGCGCGCCGACGCAGGTCACCTACCAGTACAAGACGACGGCTGGGAAGTTCCAGCCGCTGGCCGATCCCGCGAGCCGTCCGGCCGACCTGGCGACGGCCACCGTCGGCGGTCACCCGGTGCCGTACGTGGTGCGGGTGGAACGCGGGACGATCGACCGCGCGGTGTACGAGATCGCCGCGCTCACCTCCGACGCCGCGGCACCGTCGCCGTACACCGCGAGCCCCGGCTGGAACGGCAAGCTCGTGTACACCTTCGGCGGCGGCTGCAACGCCGGCTACCACCAGGGCGCCACGACCGGCGGAGTGGTCAACGACCTCTTCCTGGCCCAGGGTTACGCGGTCGCGTCGTCGAGCCTGAACGTGCTCGACAACAACTGCAGCCCGATCATCTCGGCCGAGGCGGCGATGATGGTCAAGGAGCACTTCGTCGACACGTACGGCCCGGTCGCGCACACCATCGGCTGGGGCGGGTCCGGCGGCGCGATCCAGCAGTACGACATCGCCGAGGCCTACCCCGGCATCGTCGACGGCATCATCCCCGGAGTGTCCTTTCCGGACCCGATGACCACGTTCGGGCCAGTGTCGGACTGTGAGCTGCTGAACCACTACTTCGCCGGGAACGGCGCTTCGTTCACCGCCGCGCAGAAGCTCGCCGTCGGCGGCTGGAACTCCTACGACACCTGCGTTTCCTGGGAGCTGACCTTTGCCAACCGTGCGACGGCCACCGACAGCTGCAACGCGGCGATCCCCGTCTCCGCGCGGTGGAACCCGGTGACGAACCCGAACGGGGTGCGCTGCAACTCGAACGAGCAGTTCGTGAACCAGATCGGCCGTGACCCGAAGACCGGGTTCGTGCGCACTCCGTTGGATAACGTCGGGGTGCAGTACGGCCTCGACGCCCTGCGGGCCGGGAAGATCACGCCGGCGCAGTTCGTCGACCTCAACGCGTCGGTCGGCGGGCTGGACTACACCGGCAAGCCGGTGCCGCAGCGCAGTGCCGCGGACCCGAAGGCACTGGACGCGGTCTACCGCGACGACATCTACAACTCCGCCTCGCTGGGGCTGCGCTCGACGCCGATCATCGACCAGCGCACGGACCTCGACTTCGCGGGCACCGGCAACGACATCCACACCAGCGACTGGTCGTACGTGCTGCGACAGCGGCTGCTGGACGCCAACGGGACGGCGGCGAACCAGGTGATCATCGAGAACCAGCCGACGGCCGAGCAGCAGGCCGCCGCGAGCGTCTACGAACTGGACGCGATGGACCGCTGGCTGACCGCGATCGACCGCGACGGCTCGCACCGCCCCGCCGCGGCGAAGGTGATCGCGAACCGGCCCGCGGATCTGTCGGACGGCTGTTACGTCTCGGCGACCCAGCGGGTGCAGGAGAAGCTGACCTACCCGTCGAGCGGCCAGTGCGGCGCGGCGTACCCGGTGGCCGAGAACACCCGGACGGCCGCGGGCGAGGGCACCGCGATGAACACGCTGAAGTGCCGGCTGGAACCGGTGGACTTCCGTTCCTACCCGGTGCGGTTCACCCCGGCCGAGCAGACGGCGCTGCGGTCCGCTTTCCCGTCCGGCGTCTGCGACTACAACCGGCCCGGCGTCGGCGAGCGCCGGCCCGCCGGAACGTGGCTGGACTACGGCAGCCGCTGAGCCGGTGAGGGCCACCCCGCGCCGCCGGGGGTGGCCCTCACCCACCGCGGCCTGCGGTCCGGCGCCAGCGGTGCGATGCTGGGCCGATGACTCACTACGCGCTGGCTCAGGCGGTCACCGTCGCGCAGGACCTCGAAGCGAAGGGGTTCCTGGGCACGGTCGGGAAGATCGCGGCCGCGACCATCATCTTCTTCATCGCGATCGGGCTGATCCTGGGCCTGATCCTCGGTTTCTTCATCGGCCGCGCGGCCGGGCGCCGGCAGGGCTCCGGCTCCTGACCGCGTTCCGAAGACCACGCCGTCCACGCTGTCCACAGAGGACTCGACTCAACGCCGTCTCGGCTCCGGCAGGTGCGGCGACGGCCACTGCCAGTGCCAGGGACTGCGGCGCGCCTCGGTCACCTTGGACGGGTCCGGACGATGCGCCTCCGGCCGCCCGTACCGGTATTCCTGCTGCATCTGCACCAGATCGAAGATCCAGTCGCCTCTCATGTCTTCCTCCCGTGGTCGTCGGTGCTTACGGTGTCCACGTTCTTCCTGAGGGCGCGGTGCGGGCATCGGAAGATCACGTCGCCCCCATCCCTTACGCCGGGCATTCCCTTACCCGCACCGGACGGCCGCACGCGTCCGGTGATCTTCTGGCAAGATTCAGGCGGACTCGGTCGAATTCTCGCCGGAAGGATGGGCACCCATGGGCCTGGGCAGGAAACTGGCGCTCGTCGCCACGGCCGCGGCGGCGGTGGCAGCGACGCTGTCCGGTGTGCCGGCCGGAGCCGCACCGGACGGCGGCATCGCGTGGAAACCTTGCCCCACGGGGAAAGACGTCGACTGCGGCACGGTGACCGTGCCGATCGACTGGGACCACCCGGACCACGGCACGATCCAGCTCGCGCTCGCCCGGCGCAGGGCGACTGATCCGTCGGCGCGGATCGGCTCGATCCTGATGGACCCGGGCGGCCCGGGCGGGGCCGGCGCGGGTGAGGTGCAGGACGGCTGGTCGCTGTCGCCGCAGATCACCCGCCGGTTCGACACCGTCGGCTTCGACCCGCGTGGCGTCGGGCAGAGCAACCCGGTGCGCTGCGGGCTGACCGAGGTCACCGCCCCGGACCCGCAACTGCCGAAGAATGCGAGCGAGTACGAGCAGCTCACGGCATACAACCGCGCACTCGGCGCGAGCTGCGCCAAGAACACCGGGCCGCTCACCGGGTTCGTCGACACCAAGAGCGTCGTGCGCGACATGGACGCCATCCGCGCCGCCCTCGGCGAGGCCAAGCTGACGTACTACGGCGTTTCCTACGGTTCGCTGATGGGCCAGCAGTACGCCGAGACGTACCCGGACCGGGTGCGCGCGCTGGTGCTGGACAGCAACATGGACCACTCGCTGCGGACCACGTGGGAGTTCCTGAGCACCGAGACCGTGTCGTCGCAGGAGTTGTTCGAGCAGTTCGCTTCCTGGTGCGGGCGGACCGCGAGCTGCGCGTTGCACGGCCAGGACGTCCACGCGCTGATGGCGAAGCTGTACGCCCGCGCGGAAAGCGGCGACCTCGGCACCCCGGACGACCGGCTCGACCCGGTGGCGTTCGTCAACCTGGTCAGCCAGAACTTCTACGGCCCCACCTGGGGCCAGCTCGCCACCACGATGGTCAACCTGCGCGACGGCAAGCCCGCCCAGCCCTCGGCGTTCGGCGACATCACCGTGCCGTCGGCGTTCGGCAGCATCTTCTGCTCCGACTGGAAGCTGCCGGTCAGCGGCTACGGCGAGCTGGAGACCTACCGCCGCGCGCTCGCCGCGATGGCGCCGGACATGCGGTTCTCGCCCCTGGGCTGGACCTCGACCGCCAGCTGCCTCGGCTGGCCCGGCCAGGTGCGCAACCCGCAGCACCGGCTTTCGGTGCACGGCGCCCCGCCGCTGCTCACGCTGAACAGCCGGTACGACCCGGCCACGCCGTACCAGTGGGCGCAACGCGCGGCCCGGCAGAGCGGCGCCACCCTGCTGACCTACGACGGCTGGGGCCACGGCGCGTACTTCAAGAACAGCGACTGCGTCACCAAGGCGACCGACGACTACCTGATCTCCGGCACCGTGCCGCCGAAGGGGACGCATTGCGCCGCCGTGGAGCCGAAGGCCCAACAGTCCAGGATGGACGGTCCGATGATGCCGCGCACCACGCTCTTCTGACGCTCACCGACAACGCGGCCCTCCTCGCTTGCTACTCGCGAGGAGGGCCGCGTCGTCTCGAACGGATCAGTAATCGTCGCGCCCGGTGAACTGCTGCTCCAGCAGTTCGGCCGACCCTGCGACCAGCTCCAGCGGGTCGATGAACTCGTTGATGTCGAGGTTGATCAACGGCAGCGAATGCCGCAGCACCACGTGCTCGCCCATCACCACCACCCCGCCGACGACCAGCGTGTTGCCGACCTCGGTGAGCACCGACAGCAGGTCGACCTCGTCCACCCGCGCGAACGGGGTCGCGATCTGCACCCAGTCCTCCCGCTGGTCGAAGATCTCCCGGGCGATCACCATGACCTGCGCGCGCCCCTCCGTCTCCGCGTCGTCGCCGAACGACATGCGGATCCGGATCTCGTCCGGATCATCCAGAATCACCCGGTACTCGTGCCTGATGTACCCGACCAGATCGGCCCAGTCCGCCACGCGTTTCCTCCCGTTTCGCTTCGTGAACGGTCAGGGTAGTGAAGATCCGGCAGCGGAGGGCGGGAAGCGTCGGCTATGTCCGGGTCAAGCGCCGAATCGGGCGACACAATGCCAAAGCTGCTTCACGGTCCGGGGATCAAACGCAGCCGCAGCGTTCCCGACGATACGGGCGTCGATCACCCCGTCTTCCGCGATCTCCAGCCCGGTCCGCAGGAGCGCCGGCCCGTAGAAGGAAGCACGCGCTACGAGGACGTCCGTGGTCAGCCGGAACCCGTGATGCCACGTGACGGGCAGGCCGGTCGCCTTCGCCGCGTCCTCGATCGCCGTGCCGGCGAACGACGGGTCCAGGACCAGCTCCGCCACGTCCTCGGCGAGCCGCAGCGGACCGTGGACGTGGGCTTCGATGTGGTCGTCCAGGATGTCGGGCTCCCCCTGCCTGGCAAGCTCCACCAACGGGAAGTGGTCCGCGGTGCCGAAGTCGGCGGGGTGCGAAAAGCTGTCCGGATAACAGAAACTGGTCCGCTGCCGGACCGGGTGGCGCAGCCGGAAATGCGCCGATCCGAACCGCACCGAGCCGCCCGCCGGGCGGCGCCGGTAATTCAGCGAACCGTACTTCGGGCGCGCCGATGGTGGCGCGTCGTCGTACGCGCCGCCGAACAGACGGTGCTCCCAGTGCCACCGGTCACCGCCCGGATAGGCCGTGAGCCCGCCGTTGCTGGTGCCGGTCTCGAACTGCGAGCGGTACACACCATCGTCGGCCAGGTGCCGCAGCAGCGGGACCCCGTTCACGAGACGGTCCGGGTGGAAGTGCACCGTGATGTCGAACTCGCCGAGTGGCGGGCCGTGGCTCAGCGACGCGACGTGGGCCAAGGCCCGCTGCCAGGGTTCGGTGTCCACCCCGACCGGAATAGCACGGGCGGCGCGCCGAAGCCCCTCCGGCGCGCCGCCCGCCCCAAGCTCAGAGGAGTTTCCAAGCCCCCGTCAGCGTCTCGCGCAGAATCTGCTCCATCTCGTCGAATTCCCGCTGCCCGCAGATCAACGGCGGCGAGAGCTGCACCACCGGCTCGGCCCGATCGTCGGCCCGGCAATACAAACCGGCGTCGAACAGCGCGTCCGACAAGTAGCCCCGCAGCACCCGCTCCGACTCGTCCGCGGTGAAGGTCTCCTTGGTGGCCTTGTCCTTCACCAGCTCAATCCCGTAGAAGAACCCGGCCCCACGGACGTCGCCGACGATCGGCAAGTCCAGCAAGCGGTCCAGAGTCCCGCGGAACGCCGATTCCTGCGCCAGCACGTGCCCGTACAGGTTCTCGCGCTCGAACAGGTCCAGGTTCGCCAGCGCGACGGCACACGAAACCGGGTGGCCGCCGTAGGTGGAGCCGTGCATGAACGTCGTGGATCCGTGCAGGAACGGCTCCATCAGGCGGTCACTGGCCAGCACCGCGCCCAGCGGCGCGTAACCCGAGGTCAGACCCTTCGCCGTGGTGATGATGTCCGGCTGGTACCCGTACCGCTTCGCGGCGAAGTCGTAGCCCAGGCGGCCGAAGGCGCAGATGACCTCGTCGGAAACCAGGAGCACGTCGTGGCGGTCGCAGATTTCGCGGACGCGCTCGAAATAGCCCGGGGGCGGCACGAAACAGCCGCCCGTGTTCTGCACCGGCTCCAGGAACACCGCTGCGACCGTGTCGGCGCCCTCGAATTCGATGGCCTGCTCGATCTGGTCCGCGGCCCACCGGCCGTACGCCTCGTAGTCGTCGGCGTGCTCGGGCGCGCGGTAGAAGTTCGTGTTCGGCACCCGCATCGTGCTCGGCACCAGCGGCTCGAAGTCCGCCTTCGCGCCCGGGATGCCGGTGATG includes the following:
- a CDS encoding TetR family transcriptional regulator — translated: MTEATGSKRAQATRAALLLAAGEVFIAAGYERASMAAIAERAGASIGSLYHHFAAKSDLYITVYNEYNRRQQHRSAKAFRTALAAGEEDALRLYIAGARAYLEGCWQERKLARLFLSGNGPAGFGLLSRERFREWLTANATLVNGHTRPLSDMLVLSLTAMSTEAGREVADAPSKAEATRMIDEVLELMGRLYPSS
- a CDS encoding ABC transporter substrate-binding protein; translation: MTVRRHISVAVALTATVALAAACASRSDSAGATPGVTADTVTIGSTIPLTGTAAPGYSEQGPAAKAFFDYVNANGGVNGRKITLKYLDDAYNPAQTVTLTKQLVLQDKVFAIVGSLGTPTHTKVVDFLNSSRVPDLFVASGCTCWDQPKAHPYTFGWQPDYTVEGKILGDYVKKNFAGKKVAYFYQDDDFGHDGMKGLDKYIDQSSVVSRQPYQPGNTDVAAQVSAIAASKADVVVLEAIPAYTALFKLTSLKLGYSPTLVASSVGADPITVSGLLENFAKQAGSSVKGQDLIEGLVTSAYLPALDDTSNSWTALFKKIHDQYIPNVPFDGNVYYAMSYAYTFTQALARAGKNPTRQGVIDALEKGGLTGSGLVPFRYGKDSHAGYTGGQIAMVKAGKQVSAGTPLVTDDGDGAVTPYTQPQPQAPANGIPAG
- a CDS encoding branched-chain amino acid ABC transporter permease — its product is MTALASAAPLRLWRQSTVVRHLTLSVVGLVVLYFVSTSLDAFANLQLAQVCYTAIATAGLTVLSGLSGQISLGHGAFVAVGAYTTALLLEHLQWPLALVLFGSVVVGGALGCLVGVAAARLRGPYLAGATLALAVGLPSLADYHGLRDLLGGANGLIVTPEPPPLSLGESFPLERWQAWICGLCLVITLFLLSNLASSRLGRDMRLVREDEQAAALSGVPVARTQIVTFGISAAFAGLAGGLFAIVNNLAAPGAFTLALSLSLLTAAVVGGLGSLAGAVYGAVIVTLLPNWTADLAQQANLPRAIYANIPLVLYGLVLIVVIVVFPGGIQSGVRKLGALLLRRARPDRPQESRQET
- a CDS encoding branched-chain amino acid ABC transporter permease, whose amino-acid sequence is MGRFVDLTLAGLTSGAVYAAVALALVLIWRSTRIVNFAQGGMLMITTFIAYTIISHGGSYWLALVVAVAGGLVLGAVVERVLVRPVEKRSPLDAVVVTFGLLVLLQGAAGMLFGGTPRSYPPAFGIAGFQAGGRQLLFAPNDLWIVLVVLAVMAALALVFRKTSLGLRMRATAFAPEVARLLGVRVGRMLTLGWALAAAVGALAGVLIAPSTFVSPTAFDAVLVFGFTAAVIGGLDSPPGAVVGGLALGIVLSYVAGYLGSDIVTLASLVVLIAVLMVRPQGLFGTAKGRRV
- a CDS encoding ABC transporter ATP-binding protein; translation: MLDVSGLVADYGAVRALDHVDLNVTRGSITAVLGANGAGKTTLLRTLSGLHRPRDGSVSLDGKDITRLAPEDLVRLGVAHVPEGRGVIAELTVAENLRLGGLWRRDRRWLRSGAEEMYELFPPLADRRNQRAEELSGGERQMLAIGRALMSRPDLLLLDEPSLGLAPRVAARIVAVLRTLRAESGLTLLLVEQNAATALSVADRAVVLYLGRKVADDTADMLAADDRVRRAYLEV
- a CDS encoding ABC transporter ATP-binding protein translates to MAEDQVLLRTEGLCVSFGGLEVLRQVSLEVRAGCVLGVIGPNGAGKTTLFNAICGFVRPDAGRLTFAGTELVRPRPERLTHHGIARTLQGLGLFTGLTALENVVAGATHRSRTGLVGALLGSPWADRDERALASAAMEVLRQLGIDGDAHRICAGLPYGVRKRVALARALVSEPRLLLLDEPAAGLSEAEIGELAETVRGLAPATTVMLVEHHMDFVMNLCDQLVVLDFGEVIARGTPAEVRSDPQVQRAYLGDPVAAVVEEDGAHA
- a CDS encoding DUF6351 family protein, which encodes MTNRAWRSTAVLAALAVPILLTSMATAAEASPSRLGITTVSNPRPDLVSGGQVLIRVTAPDPGSARQVRVTAGGHDVTSVFHSQADGSLLGLVTGLRDGGTDVTATAGHGGRASVRVVNHPITGPVFSGRQQQPFYCETTAYGLPPATMPLCSAPTQVTYQYKTTAGKFQPLADPASRPADLATATVGGHPVPYVVRVERGTIDRAVYEIAALTSDAAAPSPYTASPGWNGKLVYTFGGGCNAGYHQGATTGGVVNDLFLAQGYAVASSSLNVLDNNCSPIISAEAAMMVKEHFVDTYGPVAHTIGWGGSGGAIQQYDIAEAYPGIVDGIIPGVSFPDPMTTFGPVSDCELLNHYFAGNGASFTAAQKLAVGGWNSYDTCVSWELTFANRATATDSCNAAIPVSARWNPVTNPNGVRCNSNEQFVNQIGRDPKTGFVRTPLDNVGVQYGLDALRAGKITPAQFVDLNASVGGLDYTGKPVPQRSAADPKALDAVYRDDIYNSASLGLRSTPIIDQRTDLDFAGTGNDIHTSDWSYVLRQRLLDANGTAANQVIIENQPTAEQQAAASVYELDAMDRWLTAIDRDGSHRPAAAKVIANRPADLSDGCYVSATQRVQEKLTYPSSGQCGAAYPVAENTRTAAGEGTAMNTLKCRLEPVDFRSYPVRFTPAEQTALRSAFPSGVCDYNRPGVGERRPAGTWLDYGSR
- a CDS encoding alpha/beta hydrolase; this translates as MGLGRKLALVATAAAAVAATLSGVPAGAAPDGGIAWKPCPTGKDVDCGTVTVPIDWDHPDHGTIQLALARRRATDPSARIGSILMDPGGPGGAGAGEVQDGWSLSPQITRRFDTVGFDPRGVGQSNPVRCGLTEVTAPDPQLPKNASEYEQLTAYNRALGASCAKNTGPLTGFVDTKSVVRDMDAIRAALGEAKLTYYGVSYGSLMGQQYAETYPDRVRALVLDSNMDHSLRTTWEFLSTETVSSQELFEQFASWCGRTASCALHGQDVHALMAKLYARAESGDLGTPDDRLDPVAFVNLVSQNFYGPTWGQLATTMVNLRDGKPAQPSAFGDITVPSAFGSIFCSDWKLPVSGYGELETYRRALAAMAPDMRFSPLGWTSTASCLGWPGQVRNPQHRLSVHGAPPLLTLNSRYDPATPYQWAQRAARQSGATLLTYDGWGHGAYFKNSDCVTKATDDYLISGTVPPKGTHCAAVEPKAQQSRMDGPMMPRTTLF